A DNA window from Ornithodoros turicata isolate Travis chromosome 10, ASM3712646v1, whole genome shotgun sequence contains the following coding sequences:
- the LOC135370604 gene encoding A-kinase anchor protein 10, mitochondrial-like isoform X1: protein MPLFRRKADKPPQLKPKCGPATPPPSRGMARNGLMSADVEVTLMPPPPSPPPPGLQHAEQDYDPRLCMRTKSRLSKTLEEVLADNSAMAYFIQFMEESGSKALIKFWIEAQSFHGSCLLRTAANCASAAPSRSKCQVVDEDDDDEVFKDSAVASTDKEKSAGDCAQIQSRLPTLFTEDALAEGPAGGPVLPVEHPLGEEAPKEALSSRTHFTCNSALSATGSNNVHNSTETDTALDPAERSAAEVGVSALVENGSELRASPARRDSLCQDAAHIFAKYIASNAPLPIGITEDLRNRISEAISEESIDPDCFLPAQKFVLKKMEKEVFPSFLRSPYNCKHQVDVLTSGNVSLADILYNDSALFYFMEYMEQEQSRHLVDFLLMADNFRKHLLDKGHYDGLQAQDDAMVIYDKYFSLQATSPLGFSDAIRLEVEQNICREEGPLPNCFEKPVMILMQHMEKNHLRHFLSSQLYVKYITECIQTIQTAQSDSDSVRWKKRSGSDSSSSDMSVASHTINTLLAMDGKQPGAIGSKRILKNIASNDMKIDTGQFNPDSLWKRSLAGKLQMAYVDHLGKVTTEFEPEPDKKTGSNLTKAFKKLVNWDVDKLVLKTPCMSIAEEELAWQVAEMIVKDVCAVTLHADSALDDNG from the exons ACAAACCCCCGCAACTGAAGCCAAAATGTGGTCCCGCAACACCTCCACCTTCGAGAGGCATGGCAAGAAATGGCCTTATGTCAGCTGATGTAGAAGTGACTCTGATGCCACCTCCTCCATCTCCTCCTCCCCCAGGACTACAGCATG CTGAACAAGACTACGATCCCCGCTTGTGCATGCGCACAAAGTCACGCCTCTCCAAGACGCTCGAAGAAGTTCTGGCAGACAACAGTGCTATGGCTTACTTCATCCAGTTCATGGAGGAAAGTGGATCAAAAGCGCTCATCAAATTCTGGATCGAGGCACAAAGCTTCCACGGGTCCTGCCTGCTGAGGACGGCAGCGAACTGCGCTTCCGCGGCGCCCAGCCGGTCGAAGTGCCAGGTTGTGGacgaggatgatgatgatgaagtgtTTAAGGACAGTGCGGTTGCAAGCACAGATAAGGAGAAGTCCGCTGGCGATTGTGCGCAGATTCAGAGCCGGCTACCTACATTGTTCACCGAA GATGCTCTTGCGGAAGGCCCCGCGGGAGGACCAGTATTACCTGTCGAACATCCGCTTGGTGAAGAAGCCCCAAAGGAGGCCCTCAGTTCCCGAACGCATTTTACGTGCAACTCGGCCCTCTCTGCCACTGGCAGTAATAACGTGCACAATTCCACGGAGACCGACACTGCTCTTGACCCTGCGGAAAGATCCGCGGCGGAGGTTGGCGTGAGCGCTTTGGTAGAAAATGGTTCGGAACTGAGGGCAAGTCCAGCAAGAAGAGATA GCTTATGCCAAGATGCGGCTCATATCTTTGCCAAGTACATAGCAAGCAATGCTCCACTCCCCATCGGAATTACGGAGGACCTTCGAAACCGTATTTCAG AGGCAATATCTGAAGAAAGCATAGATCCTGACTGTTTCCTCCCCGCACAGAAGTTTGTACTAAAGAAAATGGAGAAAGA GGTGTTTCCATCATTCCTGCGGAGCCCGTACAACTGCAAGCACCAGGTGGACGTGCTGACAAGTGGGAACGTCTCGTTAGCAGACATCCTCTACAACGACTCTGCGCTGTTCTACTTCATGGAA TACATGGAACAGGAACAGTCGAGGCACCTAGTAGATTTTTTGTTGATGGCCGACAATTTTCGGAAGCACCTCCTAGACAAAGGTCACTATGATGGACTGCAGGCTCAAGACGATGCAATGGTCATCTATGACAA ATACTTTTCACTCCAAGCAACGAGTCCTCTCGGATTCAGCGACGCAATAAGACTGGAAGTGGAGCAAAACATTTGCCGCGAGGAAGGTCCGCTCCCAAACTGCTTCGAGAAACCGGTCATGATTCTCATGCAGCACATGGAGAAG aaccacTTGAGGCACTTCCTGTCGAGCCAGCTATACGTCAAGTACATAACCGAGTGTATACAGACGATACAAACTGCACAAAGTGATTCAGACTCAGTAAGGTGGAAGAAGAGATCAG GAAGCGACAGCAGCAGTAGCGACATGTCAGTGGCGTCTCACACCATCAACACCCTTCTCGCCATGGATGGTAAACAGCCTGGAGCCATTGGGAGTAAACGCATCCTCAAAAACATTGCCAGCAACGATATGAAAATAGACACGGGCCAGTTTAACCCCGACTCTCTGTGGAAGAGGTCACTCGCAGG GAAACTGCAGATGGCGTACGTGGACCATTTGGGAAAGGTCACAACCGAGTTTGAGCCTGAACCGGACAAGAAGACAG GTTCAAATCTCACCAAAGCGTTCAAAAAACTAGTCAACTGGGAtgtagataag
- the LOC135370604 gene encoding A-kinase anchor protein 10, mitochondrial-like isoform X2 — protein MPLFRRKADKPPQLKPKCGPATPPPSRGMARNGLMSADVEVTLMPPPPSPPPPGLQHAEQDYDPRLCMRTKSRLSKTLEEVLADNSAMAYFIQFMEESGSKALIKFWIEAQSFHGSCLLRTAANCASAAPSRSKCQVVDEDDDDEVFKDSAVASTDKEKSAGDCAQIQSRLPTLFTEDALAEGPAGGPVLPVEHPLGEEAPKEALSSRTHFTCNSALSATGSNNVHNSTETDTALDPAERSAAEVGVSALVENGSELRASPARRDSLCQDAAHIFAKYIASNAPLPIGITEDLRNRISEAISEESIDPDCFLPAQKFVLKKMEKEVFPSFLRSPYNCKHQVDVLTSGNVSLADILYNDSALFYFMEYMEQEQSRHLVDFLLMADNFRKHLLDKGHYDGLQAQDDAMVIYDKYFSLQATSPLGFSDAIRLEVEQNICREEGPLPNCFEKPVMILMQHMEKNHLRHFLSSQLYVKYITECIQTIQTAQSDSDSVRWKKRSGSDSSSSDMSVASHTINTLLAMDGKQPGAIGSKRILKNIASNDMKIDTGQFNPDSLWKRSLAGKLQMAYVDHLGKVTTEFEPEPDKKTGSNLTKAFKKLVNWDVDKAEEELAWQVAEMIVKDVCAVTLHADSALDDNG, from the exons ACAAACCCCCGCAACTGAAGCCAAAATGTGGTCCCGCAACACCTCCACCTTCGAGAGGCATGGCAAGAAATGGCCTTATGTCAGCTGATGTAGAAGTGACTCTGATGCCACCTCCTCCATCTCCTCCTCCCCCAGGACTACAGCATG CTGAACAAGACTACGATCCCCGCTTGTGCATGCGCACAAAGTCACGCCTCTCCAAGACGCTCGAAGAAGTTCTGGCAGACAACAGTGCTATGGCTTACTTCATCCAGTTCATGGAGGAAAGTGGATCAAAAGCGCTCATCAAATTCTGGATCGAGGCACAAAGCTTCCACGGGTCCTGCCTGCTGAGGACGGCAGCGAACTGCGCTTCCGCGGCGCCCAGCCGGTCGAAGTGCCAGGTTGTGGacgaggatgatgatgatgaagtgtTTAAGGACAGTGCGGTTGCAAGCACAGATAAGGAGAAGTCCGCTGGCGATTGTGCGCAGATTCAGAGCCGGCTACCTACATTGTTCACCGAA GATGCTCTTGCGGAAGGCCCCGCGGGAGGACCAGTATTACCTGTCGAACATCCGCTTGGTGAAGAAGCCCCAAAGGAGGCCCTCAGTTCCCGAACGCATTTTACGTGCAACTCGGCCCTCTCTGCCACTGGCAGTAATAACGTGCACAATTCCACGGAGACCGACACTGCTCTTGACCCTGCGGAAAGATCCGCGGCGGAGGTTGGCGTGAGCGCTTTGGTAGAAAATGGTTCGGAACTGAGGGCAAGTCCAGCAAGAAGAGATA GCTTATGCCAAGATGCGGCTCATATCTTTGCCAAGTACATAGCAAGCAATGCTCCACTCCCCATCGGAATTACGGAGGACCTTCGAAACCGTATTTCAG AGGCAATATCTGAAGAAAGCATAGATCCTGACTGTTTCCTCCCCGCACAGAAGTTTGTACTAAAGAAAATGGAGAAAGA GGTGTTTCCATCATTCCTGCGGAGCCCGTACAACTGCAAGCACCAGGTGGACGTGCTGACAAGTGGGAACGTCTCGTTAGCAGACATCCTCTACAACGACTCTGCGCTGTTCTACTTCATGGAA TACATGGAACAGGAACAGTCGAGGCACCTAGTAGATTTTTTGTTGATGGCCGACAATTTTCGGAAGCACCTCCTAGACAAAGGTCACTATGATGGACTGCAGGCTCAAGACGATGCAATGGTCATCTATGACAA ATACTTTTCACTCCAAGCAACGAGTCCTCTCGGATTCAGCGACGCAATAAGACTGGAAGTGGAGCAAAACATTTGCCGCGAGGAAGGTCCGCTCCCAAACTGCTTCGAGAAACCGGTCATGATTCTCATGCAGCACATGGAGAAG aaccacTTGAGGCACTTCCTGTCGAGCCAGCTATACGTCAAGTACATAACCGAGTGTATACAGACGATACAAACTGCACAAAGTGATTCAGACTCAGTAAGGTGGAAGAAGAGATCAG GAAGCGACAGCAGCAGTAGCGACATGTCAGTGGCGTCTCACACCATCAACACCCTTCTCGCCATGGATGGTAAACAGCCTGGAGCCATTGGGAGTAAACGCATCCTCAAAAACATTGCCAGCAACGATATGAAAATAGACACGGGCCAGTTTAACCCCGACTCTCTGTGGAAGAGGTCACTCGCAGG GAAACTGCAGATGGCGTACGTGGACCATTTGGGAAAGGTCACAACCGAGTTTGAGCCTGAACCGGACAAGAAGACAG GTTCAAATCTCACCAAAGCGTTCAAAAAACTAGTCAACTGGGAtgtagataag